The Candidatus Hydrogenisulfobacillus filiaventi sequence CTGCTAGCTCCTGTACCCCCGGCGTACAGGGCGGTTCCCCGTCGCAGGCCCGTTCCCCGTCCAGACCCAGCAGGGCCATCAGCACCTCGGGTTCAAACCGCAGCACCCGGCTGAGCTGGGCCAGCTGGTCCAGGCTGGGACGCCGGCGCTGATTTTCCAGGCGGGAGAGCTGGGCCGGGCTGATGCCCGTCCGCTCCGCCAGTTCCTTCAGGGAAAACCCATGTGCACGCCGCGTCTCGCGCAGCAGTCTGCCGAATTCCATCCCCACCCACCCGGATTCTTTCCCCCATCCTAGCAGGACCATTGCCAATTGGCAATGGCGGCGCGCCCGTCCCCGGGTTGACGTTCGCTGGCCCGCCCCCTATGCTGGCGGCACGACGTCCGCCACCGGCGGGGGAGGGAGGCGCGGGATGGCCGATATCACGGCGCTTATCGGGAACACCCCCCTGGTCCGCCTGCAGGAGCTGTCGGAGCGGACCGGGATCGAGGTGTGGGCCAAGCTGGAGATGTTCAACCCCGGGGGGTCGGTCAAGGACCGGACCGCCTGGGCCTTAATCCGGGACGCCGAGGCGCGGGGGCGCTTGGGCCCCGGAACTGTCCTGATCGAGGCCACCAGCGGCAACACCGGCATCGCCCTGGCGATGGTGGCAGCGGCGCGGGGGCTCCGGCTCCGGCTGTGCATGCCGGCCGGGCAGAGCGAGGAGCGCCGCCAGCTGTTCTGGGCCTATGGCGCCCAACTGGAGGAAACGCCGCGGGAGGAAGGGACCCCCGGGGCCATCCGCCGGGCCCGGGAACTGGAGGCGGAACTGCCCGGCGCCCTCTGGTTGCGCCAGCATGAGAATCCGGCCAATCCCCGCGTCCACGAAGAGACCACCGGGCCGGAGATCTGGCGGCAGACCGGCGGGCGGGTGGACCTGGTGGTGGCGGGGGTCGGTACCGGGGGGACGATCACCGGGGTGGGCCGCTTCCTTAAGCGCTGCCGGCCGGCGGTGCGGCTGGTGGCGGTGGAGCCGGCCGCGTCGGCGGTGCTCTCCGGCCGCCCGCGCGGGCCCCACCGGATTCAGGGCATCGGGGCCGGCTTCGTGCCGGCGGTGCTGGACACCGGCCTGCTGGATGAGGTGGTGGCGGTCGAGGACGAGGCGGCCTGGGAAGCGGCCCGCCGGCTGGCCCGGCGCGAGGGCATCCTGGCCGGCCTCTCCTCGGGCGCGGCCTATGTGGCGGCGGAACGGGTCCTCAACCGCGACCCGCGGCCGGGTTCGGTTTGTGTGGTCATCTTTCCCGACTCGGGTGAACGGTACCTGTCCCTGGGACTGTACCGGCCGTCTCCGGAGTAAACCCGGCGCCCGCCCGTGGTTGCCCAATGGAAACCAGGCCGCTATAATGTTTCCAATTGGCAAATCACGGAATGAGGGCGATGGTGGCCATGGCGGAGACGGTGCTGGCCCGGATTGACGTCATCCGGGCCTTCATGCGCGAGCGGCAGTGGGGGGAACGGGAGCTGGCCCAGCACATGGGATTGGCCCATTCCTATGTGAACCGGGTCCTGGCCCGCAAGCGGCGGCCGGGGCCCAAGTTCATCGCCGGCATCATCCGGCTGGGTCTGACCTGGGACGAAGCCTTTTACATCGGCGAGGATGCCGAGCCGGAACGGGCGGAGCCCTGACCCGGCCGGCACCGGGCTTCCCGGCCCGGTTGCCCCCGGCCGCCGTTCCGCCTAGCATGGAGGCAGGTCCGGGGAAGAGGGAGGCGCGAGCATGCGCATACTGCTGGCAACCGACGGATCGGAGGGGGCTATTGATGCCGCCCGCTGGGTCGGGGAACACTTCACCGAGCAGGATCAGATCACCGTGGTGCTGGTCAGCCGTCCGACGGCGGAGACGGCCGTCAGCGTCATCGGATACGGCATTACCGAGGAGACGTGGGAGGAGGTGGAAAAGGCCAACCGGCGGGTGGCACTGGCGCAGCTGGACCAGACGATCAAGATCCTGGAGGACGCCGGCCTGCGGGCGGAGAGCGTGCACCTGGAAGGCCTGCCCGTCGATGAGCTGGTACGGTACGCCCGCACCCACGAGGTGGACCTCATCGTGATGGGCAACCGCGGGCGCAGCCTCCTGGCCGGTCTGGTGCTGGGCAGCGTCTCCCTGGGTGTCCTTACCCATGCCCCCTGTCCGGTGCTGGTGGTGCCGCCCCGCCATCATCCGCCGGAGTAGGATCCCCGCCCAAGCCGGCCGCGGCCAGCAGGGTGTAGCGGCGGCCGCCGGGGGTTGCCTGGCTGAGGTAAAGCCCGATGGCGGTAACAGCCAGACGCCGGGGCCGCCAGGGCGGAAGCGGGGCCGACGGCACGGGCGGCCGCGGCCGGAGCACGGTGATATGCGGCTGCCAGGGGCGGGGGTCGGCGGCGGGCACCGCCCTTATCGCCGCCGCCCCCGCCTCCAGCTGCCGCTGCAGCCCCCGCAGGACCCCGGCACCCGGCCGGGGCCCACCCAGAGCACATGGGGCTCTCCGGGGGGGCCGAAGCGGCCCCAGCGGCTCAGCCAGAGGGCGGAGGGCGGGGTGGCGGCAGCGGTGGCCTCCAGCAGGCGGGTGAGGGCGGGAATGTGCTGCTCCGGGACCTCGCCCAGAAAGGCGAAGGTGAGGTGCAAGCCGGCCGGATCCGGGAAGCTGCCGCGGTAGCCCCGCCGGCGCAGATGCTGTTGCAGGGCGGCGATCTCGGCGGCCAGGGCGGCCGGCACGGCAGCGGCAAAAAACAGGCGCGGCATGAACGGATCCCCCCGCCCCCAGCTTAGCAGAGTGCGGCAGGGCCGGAACGGCATGACAGGGCCCAGGATGGAACGGGGCTGTTCATCCTGGGCCCTGCCTTTTAAGGTGAGTGGATTCGGCTAGTCATTCGTTTGGTTCCGGACCGCATAACCCTGAACTCCGACGCTGCGCGTCGTCCCTCCGGTTCGCGCCGGACCAACACGCTGCTCGGAGCAGCTTCAGTATGATCCCGCCGCGCGGGCCTGTCGCCGGTCGTGGGGGTCAAAGCGGCCGTTCCATTTGACCCTATTCACGGATGACCCGAAGGCCGCAGGATTGCGGGGAAGACGACGTTTTCCGCGCACGATCGGAGTCCGGGTTCAGTCCACCGGCGGTTTAGTGCGGGTCGCCCTGACGGGCCCCGGAAAGGCGGGGGCACAGACCATCTGGCCCTGCCCACGCCCCTCCCGTGGACCCTGTTGACGGCGGCCGGGAATGGCCGACAATGGGAACGACAAGCCATCACAGCCGTGCACAACGTGGGAGGCGGGCAAGATGTTCCGGGTGGCGCAATGGCTCGAAGCGGCAGGTGTGCTGAAGGCCCCGCTGCGGTCCCGGGTGACCGGGTCCTGCGAGCGGCGGCGCTGGGTCATCTTCCGGGGCCGTGACGCGCAATGCTGGGCACTGCCGGAAGAGGCGGGACCGCCCCCCGCCGCCGCCGACACTGCCGACCTGGCGGTGCTGGTGGACCAGATGGGAGAGGCGGGGGTACGCGACCTCTTCTGGATGCCGGGCCACCTGCTGGAAGGCGGCCGGCTGATGCCCCTGCTGGCGCGCGCCCGCCAGGCGGGCCTGGTCAACCACGTGCTGCTTGAGGACCTGCTGCTGCCCGGCACCCTCCTGCGGGCCCTGCGGCGGGCCCGGGTGGGGGAGGTCCTCGTGCCCTGGCCGGGGGAGGAACTCCCGGGCCCGAAGCTGCCCGGCGAGTGGACCCGGCAGGTGCTGCGGATGGCAGGCGAAGGCCTGCCGGTCACCATCCTCTTCCCGTTGATCCCTGCCACGGCTGGCGGGCTGGCGGACCTCTACCGGGCCCTCATCGCCCTGCCGGTGGTCCGGCTGCTGGCGGTGCACCCGCCCCTGGCCGGGACCGCCGGCCCGGAGGGCACAGGGGCGGTGGGAACGGCCATCCGGGAGACGCTGGGGGTGCTCCTGAGCCAGACCGGTCCCCGGCCGGTGCCCGACCTGGTGTTGTGGGGAAACGGCGCCGATGTGGCGGTGGCCGCGGAGGCGGCCCCGGCCGCAGTGGCCCGCCTCCCGCGCTGGAACCAGGCGGATGGGCTGGTGGTGGAAGCCAGCGGGCTGGTGCATCCCTGGGACCTCCCGGAAGTGGTCTACGGGTCGTTGTGGGCCGTGCCCCTGGCCGAGCTGTGGGAACGCCCGGAGGACAGCCACGCCTGGGCCTTGAGCCAGCGGGCGGTGCTGCTGCCGGAACCCTGCCGGGCCTGCGCCTGGGAACGCGTCTGCGGCGGCAACTCCCGGGGCCGGGCGCTGGCGGCCGGACGGCCGTGGGGCATGGATCCTGCCTGTTACCTGGGACCGGAGGAACGGCACCGGGCCGTAGAGCTGCCGCCGGCCCTCCCGGGTCCCTGGCAGGAAATCCCGCCGCGGGTGTGGCAGGCCCTGCGGCAGGTCTATCCCTCCCTGGCCGAAAAAGCGGCTGAAGGGGCGCGGGTGGTACATCGCCTCCGGCACCGGGACGAGGTACTGTGGGGCATGATGGGCTCGGAGGAGCGCTTTGTGGAGGAGCTTTACCGGCTCCTGAGCGGAAGCGGGGACGAGATTGCCCGCCTGCTCACCTTTGCCCGCCGTCTCGGGGAGGACGAGCCGGGGGCGGTCTACGACCTGGGCGCCTGGGCGTTGTTCCTGGCCCGCGGGGGAGCCTTCCTGCCCTCGTGGCTGCACAATCCCATCACCCGCACCGGCCTGCTGCATGCTCCCTGGCTATGCTGGCGGCTGCCGGAGCACCTATGCGGGCGGCACGACGATGCCACCGCTCGCAAGCGCCTGGCCTGGCTGGAGCGGTATCTGAGCCGGGAAGGCCCGGCTCCCTTCGGGGAGCTTTCGGTGGCGATGTGGCTGAGCGCCCTGGATGCCGCGGCCGCCGCCCGGCCCTTAAGCCGGCTGGAGGAGACCTGGGACGCGGTGTTGAAGGTGGTGTGGCCCTTCGAACTGCTGCTGCCTTATGTCTAGGGTCATGCTTCCGGTCCCGGCAGCGGTCCCACCGTCAGGGAGGCGGAGGGGAGGGGCACCCGGATCCGCACCAGGGTGCCCTTCCCGGGCCGGCTGGCGATAACCACCTGGCCGCCGAGAGCCCGGGCGCGGTCCCGCATGTTGGTCAGGCCCTGATGGGTGGGATCGCGGGGGGCATCGGGGTCGAAACCGCGGCCGTTGTCGGCCACCGACACCGTGAGGCAGCGGGCGGTCCAGTACCAGGACACCCGGATGTCGGCGGCCTCGGCGTAGTGCAGCGCGTTGGACAGGGCTTCCTGGATATGGAGCAGGACGGTGCGGGTGAAGGGGACCGGCAGTTCGCCGGGCGGACGGGGATGGCGGGGGGCCACCACCCGCACGGGACGGTTCATCGGATTGAGGCGGCGGACCAGGTCCTGGATGGCATCGGCGAAGTCGATGCGGGCACCCTTCAGGTCCTGGATGAAGAACCGGATCTCGCTCATGCATTGGCTCAAGGTGTCGATGGCCACCGTCACCCCGCGCTCCACCGCCGGCGCCATGGGTTCGGTATCGAGCAGGTTCTCCAGGTTGAGGCGGATCCCGTAGAGGGACTGCAGCACCCCGTCATGCAGCTCCATGGCGATGCGGTTGCGCTCGCTCAACATGCCGGCCTCCTTGACCTGGGCGCTCAGCTCGGCGTGGGCCACCATCACCGCCGCCTGGCGGGCGAACAGTTCCGCCGTCTGCTGGTCCTCCAGGGTGAAGCCGCCCGCCTTTTCGGTTAGGTAGAGGTTGCCGACCACCCGATCCCGGTAGACCATTGGCACCCCCAGAAAGGATTCCATGGGCGGGTGGTTGGGGGGGAAGCCGACCGAGGCCGGATGGTCCTGCAGGCGGTCCAGGCGGATGGTACGCGCCTCGCGGATCACCAGGCCCAGGATGCCCTTGCCCTCAGGGAGGGAGCCGATGCGCTCCTGCTCCTCCGGCGTCAGGCCGGAGATGTAGATGGACTTGAGGAGAGGGGCATCGGGATCGCCGCTTTCCAGGGCCGCCCGATCGACAATGCCGAGGGCCGCATAGCGGGCGCCGATGAGGCCGCGGGCGGTGTCCACCACCGCCTGCAGCACGGCATCCAGGTCAAAGATGGTGGAAAGGGTGTAGGTGGCCTCCCGCAGGGCATCCAGCCGGTCGCGCTGGGCCCGGATGCATTCGTGGCTTTCCTCCAGCGTGCGCTGCTGGCGGTCGATAAGGCGGAACATGAGCAGGGTGTAGCCGGATCCCAGGAGGGCCAGGATGGATGCCACGGTAGCGGCGCCTTGGGTGGAGGCGAGGGCGGTCGGCCACAGGGTATGGGCGGCCAGGATGATGAGGGGCAGCAGCACCAGGGAGACTCCCGCCACCCAGCGGCGGGTCCGGGCCAGCCGGTTAAGGGAGGACTCCGCCTCTGCCGGCGCCAGCCCCCCCACGGCTGACGGCGGCGCGCTGCCGGCCGTTTGCCGGCTGTCACTGTCCCCCTTGCGTGCGTTGGCGCCCTCGATGCTCATCTTGCGCCCCCTTGGGCAAATCAGTGCGGCCAAAGGTCGCGCCCGGCCTCAACCCCATTATAGCGATTCATAGCCCTTAAACCCTCTCATTGTCCACATTTGATCCATTCAGCCCTTGTGTCTCATCTTGGCCTTTCCGGCGCTGTGGCATGCGGACCTGCTTGCGGGGTCAAGCCGGGGAGGGCACAATGACCAGCGGGCCCTGGGCCCGGAAGGAGAGGGACGCATGGCGCAATGGGAATGGCTCCGGGAGCGCCTGGAAGCCGAACTCTGGGATGATGTGGTAGTGTGGGTGGCCGGCGAGGACCCGGCGGCACCGGCCTGGCTGGAGGAGATGGCCACCCTGCATCCGGCCTTGCGCGTCATCCGCGCCGCCCGGGTGCCGGGAGCGGAGCCGCCCTGGGCCTGGTTCCCCCGGGCCCGCGTCGAATATGCCCTGGCTTATCCGGAAGAGGAGCCGCGGGTGCGGTTTGTGGGCCGCCCGCAGGGCATGGAGCTGGACCTGCTGGTGGAGGAAATCCTGGCCTTTTCCCGGCACCGGCGGCTGTTGGACCCGGCGGCCGCGGACGCGGCCCGTGCCTGGCAGGGGCCGCACCGGCTGGCCGTGCTGACCACCCCCGACTGCCCGCAATGCAGCCGCACCGTCCGCACCGCCCATGCCCTGGCCCGGGAGGCGGCGGAGACGGTGGCCTGGGAGGTGGACCTGGATGCCCATCCCGACCTGCTCCGCCGGCTGGACATCCGGGGGGTGCCGGTGACCTTCGCCGACGACCTGCGGCGGGACGGGCCGGTGCCGGAATGGATCCTGGCCCAACTGGTGGCGGGGCTGGACCGACCGGTCCGGTCCTGACCCGCCCGGGCGGACCTTTTTTCCGATATCACGACGGAATGATACAGGATGGGGTATATAGTAATGTTCGGGTTGCCCAGGGTACGCCGCCCTGCGGCCGCCTTGGCATTGCCTATCTTGCCGAAGTTCCCGGCCAGGAGGAGGCCCAAAAAGGATGCACGAAACGGCCCTGCAGGCAGTGCTGGCCATCTTCGCCGGCAGCCTGGTCGGGTTCTCGTTGGGATTGATCGGAGGCGGCGGCTCGATCCTGGCTGTGCCGCTCCTCCTGTACCTGGTGGGCCTGCACGACCCGCACCTGGTCATCGGCACCACGGCCCTGGCCGTGTCCTTTAATGCCTTCTTCAACCTGCTGCCGCACTGGCGGGCCGGCCATGTCCGCTGGTGCGCGGCCATCGCCTTTTCCATCCCCGGCATCATCGGCTCCTACCTGGGGTCTACCCTGGGCAAGGCCATCAACGGCAAGGCGCTGCTGTTCCTGTTCGCGATCCTGATGCTGGTGGTGGCCTTCAACATGGTCCGCAACCGGCGCGTGACCGGCAGCGGCGGGTTCGGATGGCGGCCGT is a genomic window containing:
- a CDS encoding Transcriptional regulator, contains XRE-family HTH domain, which produces MEFGRLLRETRRAHGFSLKELAERTGISPAQLSRLENQRRRPSLDQLAQLSRVLRFEPEVLMALLGLDGERACDGEPPCTPGVQELADVWAEARRALSPEDWHEVRALIVAKIARQRGHRPPPA
- the cysK gene encoding cysteine synthase (Evidence 2a : Function from experimental evidences in other organisms; PubMedId : 11390694, 15760717, 16267287, 16513748, 17056751, 18974048; Product type e : enzyme) — protein: MADITALIGNTPLVRLQELSERTGIEVWAKLEMFNPGGSVKDRTAWALIRDAEARGRLGPGTVLIEATSGNTGIALAMVAAARGLRLRLCMPAGQSEERRQLFWAYGAQLEETPREEGTPGAIRRARELEAELPGALWLRQHENPANPRVHEETTGPEIWRQTGGRVDLVVAGVGTGGTITGVGRFLKRCRPAVRLVAVEPAASAVLSGRPRGPHRIQGIGAGFVPAVLDTGLLDEVVAVEDEAAWEAARRLARREGILAGLSSGAAYVAAERVLNRDPRPGSVCVVIFPDSGERYLSLGLYRPSPE
- a CDS encoding protein of unknown function (Evidence 5 : Unknown function); this encodes MVAMAETVLARIDVIRAFMRERQWGERELAQHMGLAHSYVNRVLARKRRPGPKFIAGIIRLGLTWDEAFYIGEDAEPERAEP
- a CDS encoding Usp domain-containing protein → MRILLATDGSEGAIDAARWVGEHFTEQDQITVVLVSRPTAETAVSVIGYGITEETWEEVEKANRRVALAQLDQTIKILEDAGLRAESVHLEGLPVDELVRYARTHEVDLIVMGNRGRSLLAGLVLGSVSLGVLTHAPCPVLVVPPRHHPPE
- a CDS encoding protein of unknown function (Evidence 5 : Unknown function); the protein is MPRLFFAAAVPAALAAEIAALQQHLRRRGYRGSFPDPAGLHLTFAFLGEVPEQHIPALTRLLEATAAATPPSALWLSRWGRFGPPGEPHVLWVGPGRVPGSCGGCSGSWRRGRRR
- a CDS encoding protein of unknown function (Evidence 5 : Unknown function), whose product is MFRVAQWLEAAGVLKAPLRSRVTGSCERRRWVIFRGRDAQCWALPEEAGPPPAAADTADLAVLVDQMGEAGVRDLFWMPGHLLEGGRLMPLLARARQAGLVNHVLLEDLLLPGTLLRALRRARVGEVLVPWPGEELPGPKLPGEWTRQVLRMAGEGLPVTILFPLIPATAGGLADLYRALIALPVVRLLAVHPPLAGTAGPEGTGAVGTAIRETLGVLLSQTGPRPVPDLVLWGNGADVAVAAEAAPAAVARLPRWNQADGLVVEASGLVHPWDLPEVVYGSLWAVPLAELWERPEDSHAWALSQRAVLLPEPCRACAWERVCGGNSRGRALAAGRPWGMDPACYLGPEERHRAVELPPALPGPWQEIPPRVWQALRQVYPSLAEKAAEGARVVHRLRHRDEVLWGMMGSEERFVEELYRLLSGSGDEIARLLTFARRLGEDEPGAVYDLGAWALFLARGGAFLPSWLHNPITRTGLLHAPWLCWRLPEHLCGRHDDATARKRLAWLERYLSREGPAPFGELSVAMWLSALDAAAAARPLSRLEETWDAVLKVVWPFELLLPYV
- a CDS encoding Histidine kinase; protein product: MSIEGANARKGDSDSRQTAGSAPPSAVGGLAPAEAESSLNRLARTRRWVAGVSLVLLPLIILAAHTLWPTALASTQGAATVASILALLGSGYTLLMFRLIDRQQRTLEESHECIRAQRDRLDALREATYTLSTIFDLDAVLQAVVDTARGLIGARYAALGIVDRAALESGDPDAPLLKSIYISGLTPEEQERIGSLPEGKGILGLVIREARTIRLDRLQDHPASVGFPPNHPPMESFLGVPMVYRDRVVGNLYLTEKAGGFTLEDQQTAELFARQAAVMVAHAELSAQVKEAGMLSERNRIAMELHDGVLQSLYGIRLNLENLLDTEPMAPAVERGVTVAIDTLSQCMSEIRFFIQDLKGARIDFADAIQDLVRRLNPMNRPVRVVAPRHPRPPGELPVPFTRTVLLHIQEALSNALHYAEAADIRVSWYWTARCLTVSVADNGRGFDPDAPRDPTHQGLTNMRDRARALGGQVVIASRPGKGTLVRIRVPLPSASLTVGPLPGPEA
- a CDS encoding protein of unknown function (Evidence 5 : Unknown function), which encodes MAQWEWLRERLEAELWDDVVVWVAGEDPAAPAWLEEMATLHPALRVIRAARVPGAEPPWAWFPRARVEYALAYPEEEPRVRFVGRPQGMELDLLVEEILAFSRHRRLLDPAAADAARAWQGPHRLAVLTTPDCPQCSRTVRTAHALAREAAETVAWEVDLDAHPDLLRRLDIRGVPVTFADDLRRDGPVPEWILAQLVAGLDRPVRS
- a CDS encoding putative membrane transporter protein PD_1894 (Evidence 3 : Putative function from multiple computational evidences) produces the protein MHETALQAVLAIFAGSLVGFSLGLIGGGGSILAVPLLLYLVGLHDPHLVIGTTALAVSFNAFFNLLPHWRAGHVRWCAAIAFSIPGIIGSYLGSTLGKAINGKALLFLFAILMLVVAFNMVRNRRVTGSGGFGWRPSMLRRIIPAGLGVGLLSGFFGIGGGFLIVPGLVFSTGMSMINAIGTSLFSVGAFGLTTALNYAASGLVDWLVVVEYIAGGMAGGVLGAMLATRLSHRKEALQYIFAAVVVAVAIYMLYKNLAVLHL